CTACTGTATAGCGCAGCTTATCTTCGCCGCGGATGAATGGAAATGCAAAGTAATGGCCTTCATCTGTCTTGATCATCTTATCTACATCAGGGTTTTCTGCCAGATAGTTTTTGAGATTTGGACAATACTGATCAAAAACATCATTTAATGGAATGATGACTCCATCCTTAATTGCCTTTTCCGGACCGCCTGGATACATTTTTACCCATTGCCACTCCATAATGTCAGGGAGATTTCCATCGGCAACGATTAAATTAAACTGTTCCTTTGCCTGGTCCGAACCTGCTGCGGGATGCTGGAATTTAATTGTAACACCGGTCTGTTCTTGTAACGCTTTTCCAAATTCCGTTTCGCCTAAATTAGTATAGTTAGCTGATACGTTGGGATTTAGCTGAAGCCAATAGGTAAGATCTCCTCCCTTAGCCAACGGATAAGATACCTCTCCCCCTGCTTCTGCATTAGAACCGGCTTCTGCTGTTTTTGTTGTTTCTTTTGTGTCACTGCCTGCAGCTGAATTTCCCCCTGTTTTACTTCCACATCCTGCCAGCAGAGAAGTGACAGTAACCATTGCTGTTAAAATAGCAATCGGCTTTTTAAAACTTTTCTTCATGAACCTTCCTCCTTATCCTTGTGCATCTTGCACATCTTTTCTCTATACTATATACGCTTTTATGTATATTTTATATATTCAAATATTAAAAAAGGTTGACAAAATCACATGATTCCGTCAACCTTTTTTGACTAAAACTAAAATTCATATACAATTTATCGAATCCCTACCGCCCGCTCTTTAATTGCCCAGGCGTTGCTCCTGTAAATTTCTTAAAGGTTCTGATAAATGTGGAGCTGTCCCGAAAACCTACTCTCTCAGCTACCTCGACCACATTAATTCCCTCTGCCAAAAGTTTCTCTGCTTCATCGATCCGCTTTTGATTGATGACCTTTAGGAGACTTTCGCCTGTGTGTTTTTTATAAATGGAGGAAAGATAAGCAGGGGTCATATGAAAATGCAGTCCTGTCTGAGAAATATTTAAGTCAGGGTCGCTGAAATTCTCCTGAATATACTTCTGTATCTTTTCACATAATTGTTGGTTTTGTCCGTATTCTCTGGAATTATCAGGGGATTTACACAATTTCTCAACTGCTTCTCTAAAGGTTTCCTTGATTTTCTCAAGAGGCATTTTCACGGAAATACCCTTTAATCCTAAATCTTCATCAGAAACCTCCTCTACCTCCTGTGCCCCTTTCATAATTGTTCCCATTAAATCATACAGAAGGCATTTTAACATAGCCAGAGACGCCTTGTTGTCCAGATAATTGACATCCAGAATTTTGTTAATATAGGAAGAAGCCAATGTGCTGTTACGGTCCTTGATTGCTGCAATAATCCGCAGTTCCTGATTGGTTGGATAATCGTATTTTTTATGGGAACTGTTTTTAATATCCCGGTAGCTGATATATTCAGGATCCAGAACAGCCACAAATTCCTCTGCTTCCCTTGCTTCCATATAAGATAAATGAATTCCCTCCAATCCCTTATGAGCTTCTCCTGCCAATACAACCGCCATGAATCCAAAATTCTCATAAATATATTTCTGCATTGCATCTATGATTTCTTCTGACCTTTCATCATATCCTGCAGCAGTATCAGGAATGTTGGCAATCATTGCAACGGTATCGCCCAGCTCCACCTTTTCCTGACTAAAACTGCCTGCAATTCCTTCGCCGAACACATTTCCAACAATAAACTTTCTCAGACTGTTTATTTGTATGTATTCTTCCTGGTTTTCCTCCCGAGGGGAATCGTCCTTTATGGTAAAAAGCAGTACAAGGTTGCTTTCTTCCCGGAACTTCTTAACAATTGCTTCCCGATCCGGTGTATCTTTACTCTGTTCATAGGAATTTACCATCAAATCCATTAAATAATACTGCTTTACCACTTCCTGGCTTCTGCTCACCATCTGTTTAAAATCCGACCTTTCTGCCAGCAGTGAAATGGTCTTTTCCTCCAGATACAAATATTCATTATCAACAAATACCTCCTGACCATCATCGTGCTTCCGGAACACCTCCATTAAAACCTTCAGGGGATTGTAGTTAATTTTCATCATCTTGGAGGAAGCCCAGAAACCGGTAAACAGACAGATAAATATGCCAATAACAAAAATATTCTGCATTTTTCCTGCTGAGCCGGTTATCATTCTCTCAGGCATCAACAGAACGTATTTCCAGCTAAACACATGGGAAAATACGGTGCGTATAATATAATTTTGCCCATTCCACGTTATTTTCTGATCCCCATCCTGATACAGCTGGTCATATGGGATTTCAATGCTTGAATAATCTTCAGACCGGTTCATAATCTGATTTTCTTCGTTTATGATCAGCCAATCTAAACCTGACTCCCAGGAAGCCATTTCAATACTGCTGTTCAAGGCATCCATATCCAGCCAGATTCCGACCATAGCGGAGGATTCTCCAAATTCCCCTTTTAAGTTATTCATTGTCAAAAGAAGGGTGGGTCTTCCCTGAGTCCATTTGGTATTCATTTGGATCGTATCACGAAAATGATATTCAGACAGATGTTTTCTCAAGATTTTAGATGATTTTTTATCTTCCTCCCCAAAACAATAAAGATCACTGTACATGGAAAAGTCCATGTTTCCTAAAGAAGAAACCACTTTGTCACAGTTCTTAAAATAAACCATGATATCTTTGCAGTAATCGCCGCCTTTATTGATCGTTACCTTAATATCCATAATTTCATTCTGAGTCCTATAAAGCTGGTAAAAATCTTCAGGCCGAAATTCCTCCTTCACCACAGACAACTGCTGCACATTCTTGTTAAGAGCCAATTGTGTCAAAATATTCTCATAGTATTCCAGCTCTCTGTCACAGGTGTTTTTCACAGTCTGAATCAAACTTTGGTTAGAGGCATCCGCCTGTTCCTTTGCTATATAATAAGCATAAAAATAAAACAAGATTCCCATGATAATTGGGATTAAAAAAATGAAACCGTAAGATAAATACAGCTTTCGATAAGCCTTACCCTTATTTTTCATACCTTCTTCTTCCTTTAATCGTATCTTCTTATGGTGTATTTTAGCATAAATCTATACGAAACACAGATGTTTTGGTCATTTTTTCTTGTGCCATCAGGTCAAGTTCCGCAAAAAAACAAGTCACCATATCATAACTATATGGCAACCATTTCTTCATTATCGAAAGCAAATGATGAAAGTGACTCACGCTCGTCCCCGAAGCCGCATATGATATAACAATAGAAAAGGCAAAGGAGTTTCTTATATGTGCTGCCCATGCAATTTTACCCCCTACCGCGATGTAAACTGTAAGGACCTGGCCATCTTCTTTGAAGCCACCAGGGAATTACGGGGTGCAACCTATAAGCCCTACCTGGTAGCCACTCAGGAAGCCAGGGGAACCAACTTCCGCTTTATCTGCAATTCCTTCATGATGACCCGTCCCCCGCAAAATGCCATAACCATGGTATCCATTTTCAAACCCTTTTGCAAAGAAGGGGAAAAGAAGGAAGCAAAGGCGATCGTAACGAATATATGCAAAATGGGTTGTTATAAATGTTAGTGAAGGCCCGCAGAAAATATCAGGATATTATATCCCCTTTACCTCGCTGCGAAACAGAAAGGTAAGGTGATTTTATGAGATATATAAGACCATATTTGAAAAGTTGCAAAAACACAAGCTATAAAGCCAAAACCAAGATCGGAGATTGGATGTTATCCTGCCCCGATTTTCTTTCATTAAAGATCATGGGGAAACAAATAAGCGGCCTGCCTGATCATCATCTAAACGGTATTCTTTATTAATATCGTTTTGATCTGATCAAGGCAGGCCGCTTCTACGCTGCTTAACGTCCTAAAACGCCAGCCGGTACACATCAATCATCTCCGGTTTCCCCAGTGACCGGATTCCAGGCAAGGTTCTGGTTCCGTAAAAGGAGCATTTATCCGCCAAAACTTCCAAATCCGTTTCCTTTATCCCCGCATTCAATTCTCTTAAGCTGACAGGCATTCCAAGGCTCTTAAAAAATTCTTCCAGTCTTTTGATCCCATTAAGAGCTGTTTTTAAAGGTTCTTCAAAGTTCATTTCTACATTCATTACCCGGACAGCCAGCTGGGCAAAACGCATGGGATCGGTTTCGCATACGTACCTGGCCCAGGAACAGAACAGGGCAGACAGTCCGGCGCCATGAGCAATAACCGGATACCTCCCGGACAGTTCGTGCTCCAGTTGGTGAACCTGCATCATAAACTCCCTTCCCAGACCGGTAAGCTCATTATGGGAAAGGCTGCCTGCCCACATAAGAGTGGCACGGGCCTCATAATCTTCCGGATTTTTGTCCGCCACGGCTCCCGCTTCCATAACAGAGGTCAAAAGACCTTCTGCGATCCGGTCGGTCAAAGGCGTATCCTTTGTGGTCCCTCCCAGATACCGTTCCAGGGTGTGCATCATAATGTCCACGGTCCCGCATCCGGTCTGAAATTTGTTAACCGAAAAAGTAAGCTCCGGATTGCAGATGGCAAACAAAGGGCGATGAGTCGGGCTGTTGAACCCTCGTTTTAAATCCCCCTCTTCATTTGTGATAACGCAGGATAAGCTTGTCTCACTTCCTGAAGCGGACAGGGTAAGAATGTTGCCGTGGGGAAGGGCTTTTACTGGAACCTTTTCCTTTAAAAAGAATTTCCATGGATCAATTTCCGGATTTGGTGTTCCGTCAGCAATGCACTTGGCCGAATCAATGACACTTCCGCCTCCAACTGCCAGGATAAACTCCACATGTTCCCTTCTGCATAGTTCCATGCCTTCTTTTGCCAGGGATAAAACCGGATTTGGCTGTACTCCGCCGAAAAGAACATACTCTATTCCATGCTCTCTTAAGGATTCTTCCACCAGTCCAAGCAGGCCGCTTTTCTTAACGCTTCCTCCTCCATAATGAATCATGATCTTACGGAATCCATATTCAGAAATAATGGCTCCTGCCTTTTTATGGGCATCACGGCCGAATATCACCCTTGTAGGTACACAATACTCGAAATTATTCATTCCAGCCTCACTTTCCGCTGCGGTCTAAGTCCTCATCTTCCGCATCATTTATATTCTTAATAGGGATTATACCACGAACAATTATTTTTTCCAATATAGATTCTCCCCCCTGTTTCCCTTCATATTTTTTAATGTCTTTGCATATCTTATATAGGAAAGCCCTAGTAATCTGCTTTCCTTTTTCATATGTAAGAAGTTCGACCCACCTGGCGGCTCATCGAACGGCTGATCTGCTGCATTCAGACCGGGCCTGGCTTGCCTTTATTAAGTAAATCATGCCATGGAATGACAAGGAGAACGCTTATGAACTTATTTAAAAAAAATATTAAACTTTCCAATGTATCCAGACACCATATCATTATTTACATAGAAGTCATCATTCTGACATTTCTTCTGGTCTCCTTGTTTTTCATATCCCCAGGCGGGAAGCTCTCATTTCCGGTTGTAAATCAGGGCAAAGACGCCAGTCCCTCAGAAGCAAAAAAATTCATTAAATGGGTGGATTTTGATGTGACCTCAAAGGCCATGCAGGAGGCCTTCCGTTATGACGTCAACACCTGTCAGTCTGAACCTCATCTAAACTGGGTGGATTTACTTGCTTATCTAGGCGCCAAGTATGGAGGGGACTTTTCCAGATATTCCACCAAAGACTTAGATGGACTTGCGGAACAGCTTCTTTCCGGCAAAACCATGGAAGAGCTGACTGCAAAAATGACCTATTATTCCTATTACAGAGAAGCCTATGGTGCTGTTTTGGATGGCCTTGTAGGCCAATATGAGATTCAGATTCCCTCCGAAAACGCTCCCCTTTACGCCACTCCTGCCCTGCTTCCCGACGGCAGCCTGGATCCGGATAAGGTTTGGGTAAAGAAGTATGGACTGAAAGGCTTTTCCCCCATTGCCAAGGGCTTTCCCTATAATGACTTTGACGATTTTGGAGTCGCGCGCTCTTATGGCTACAGACGGCAGCATTTAGGGCATGATATGATGGGGCAGGTAGGAACTCCCGTAATTGCAGTGGAAAGCGGCTATGTGGAGGCCATCGGCTGGAACCAGTACGGTGGATGGCGTTTGGGAATCCGCAGCTTTGATGGAAAACGGTATTATTATTACGCCCATTTAAGAAAGAATTACCCTTATCATAAATCCTTAAGCCAGGGCAGCATCGTTACAGCAGGAGATGTGATCGGTTATCTGGGCCGTACCGGGTACAGCCGGAATGAAAATACCAATAATATCAATGAACCCCATCTTCACTTTGGACTTCAGCTCATTTTTGATGAATCCCAGAAGGAAGGGAACAACGAGATCTGGGTCAGCTGCTACGAGCTGACTAAATTCCTTGCCATGAACCGTTCCGAGACTCTTAAAAACCAGGAGACAAAGGAGTATAACCGGGTTTATGATATGACAGATCCTGGAATCCCTGAAAATTTCATTCCCCCAGAACCTCCCAAGGAAGAAAATTAACCCATAAATATCACAGGGGCTGTTGCGGCAAGTGCAACAGCCCCTGTGCATACATTGGAGGAGATGTGTGTGAATTCCTTTATTTAGCTTTTGGCTGCTGCTGGGTAATGCAGTGAATATTTCCGCCCCCAAATGCAACCTCTTCAGTACGTACTCCAACGACTTTACGGTCCGGGTACATTTCCTGGATCTGCTGTAAGGCTAGTGCATCGTTTTCATCGCCATACTGGGGAACGATTACGCCTCCATTTACCACTAGGAAATTCATATAGGAAGCGATGGAGACCTCGCCATCCTCTCTTGGAAGAGTTCCTTCTACCATATCAATGGCATCTGCGCCGTGAAGCAGAACCGGCTTCTTAGTCAGGCAAAGCTTATGTACCTTTAATTTACGGCCCTTTGCGTCTACTGCTTCGGATAATGTTTTATAAGCTGCCTGAGCTTCTTTATAGAAAGGATTCTCTTCATCTTCTGTCCAGATGCAGGCAACCTCTCCTGGTTTTACATACTGGGCAACATCGTCAACATGTCCATTGGTTTCGTTGGGATCAATGCCATCCTTAATCCAGATGACCTTCTGGCAGTTTAAGTATTCATCAAGCATCCCTTCAATATCCTCTTTTGTCATATGAGGATTTCTTCCCTCACTTAACAGGCACATTTCTGTTGTAATAATGGTTCCTTCTCCATCTACATGGAAGGAACCGCCTTCCAGAACAAAGCCTTCGGTACGATAGGAATCGATTCCTTCTATTTCACATACCTTATGGGCCACAAGATCATCCTGATCCCATGGGAAGTAAAGTCCGTCTACCAGGCCGCCCCATGCATTAAAGGTCCAGTCGCAGCCTC
The nucleotide sequence above comes from Lacrimispora sp. BS-2. Encoded proteins:
- a CDS encoding helix-turn-helix domain-containing protein, yielding MKNKGKAYRKLYLSYGFIFLIPIIMGILFYFYAYYIAKEQADASNQSLIQTVKNTCDRELEYYENILTQLALNKNVQQLSVVKEEFRPEDFYQLYRTQNEIMDIKVTINKGGDYCKDIMVYFKNCDKVVSSLGNMDFSMYSDLYCFGEEDKKSSKILRKHLSEYHFRDTIQMNTKWTQGRPTLLLTMNNLKGEFGESSAMVGIWLDMDALNSSIEMASWESGLDWLIINEENQIMNRSEDYSSIEIPYDQLYQDGDQKITWNGQNYIIRTVFSHVFSWKYVLLMPERMITGSAGKMQNIFVIGIFICLFTGFWASSKMMKINYNPLKVLMEVFRKHDDGQEVFVDNEYLYLEEKTISLLAERSDFKQMVSRSQEVVKQYYLMDLMVNSYEQSKDTPDREAIVKKFREESNLVLLFTIKDDSPREENQEEYIQINSLRKFIVGNVFGEGIAGSFSQEKVELGDTVAMIANIPDTAAGYDERSEEIIDAMQKYIYENFGFMAVVLAGEAHKGLEGIHLSYMEAREAEEFVAVLDPEYISYRDIKNSSHKKYDYPTNQELRIIAAIKDRNSTLASSYINKILDVNYLDNKASLAMLKCLLYDLMGTIMKGAQEVEEVSDEDLGLKGISVKMPLEKIKETFREAVEKLCKSPDNSREYGQNQQLCEKIQKYIQENFSDPDLNISQTGLHFHMTPAYLSSIYKKHTGESLLKVINQKRIDEAEKLLAEGINVVEVAERVGFRDSSTFIRTFKKFTGATPGQLKSGR
- a CDS encoding iron-containing alcohol dehydrogenase; translated protein: MNNFEYCVPTRVIFGRDAHKKAGAIISEYGFRKIMIHYGGGSVKKSGLLGLVEESLREHGIEYVLFGGVQPNPVLSLAKEGMELCRREHVEFILAVGGGSVIDSAKCIADGTPNPEIDPWKFFLKEKVPVKALPHGNILTLSASGSETSLSCVITNEEGDLKRGFNSPTHRPLFAICNPELTFSVNKFQTGCGTVDIMMHTLERYLGGTTKDTPLTDRIAEGLLTSVMEAGAVADKNPEDYEARATLMWAGSLSHNELTGLGREFMMQVHQLEHELSGRYPVIAHGAGLSALFCSWARYVCETDPMRFAQLAVRVMNVEMNFEEPLKTALNGIKRLEEFFKSLGMPVSLRELNAGIKETDLEVLADKCSFYGTRTLPGIRSLGKPEMIDVYRLAF
- a CDS encoding M23 family metallopeptidase, encoding MNLFKKNIKLSNVSRHHIIIYIEVIILTFLLVSLFFISPGGKLSFPVVNQGKDASPSEAKKFIKWVDFDVTSKAMQEAFRYDVNTCQSEPHLNWVDLLAYLGAKYGGDFSRYSTKDLDGLAEQLLSGKTMEELTAKMTYYSYYREAYGAVLDGLVGQYEIQIPSENAPLYATPALLPDGSLDPDKVWVKKYGLKGFSPIAKGFPYNDFDDFGVARSYGYRRQHLGHDMMGQVGTPVIAVESGYVEAIGWNQYGGWRLGIRSFDGKRYYYYAHLRKNYPYHKSLSQGSIVTAGDVIGYLGRTGYSRNENTNNINEPHLHFGLQLIFDESQKEGNNEIWVSCYELTKFLAMNRSETLKNQETKEYNRVYDMTDPGIPENFIPPEPPKEEN
- the aguA gene encoding agmatine deiminase — protein: MANRIENTTPKQDGYRMPAEFEEQEQIWMLWPERPDNWRNGGKPAQAVFTEVAKAILQFEPVTVCVSPAQYQNCRAHLPSEIRVVEMTSNDSWIRDCGPTFVINDKGGIRGCDWTFNAWGGLVDGLYFPWDQDDLVAHKVCEIEGIDSYRTEGFVLEGGSFHVDGEGTIITTEMCLLSEGRNPHMTKEDIEGMLDEYLNCQKVIWIKDGIDPNETNGHVDDVAQYVKPGEVACIWTEDEENPFYKEAQAAYKTLSEAVDAKGRKLKVHKLCLTKKPVLLHGADAIDMVEGTLPREDGEVSIASYMNFLVVNGGVIVPQYGDENDALALQQIQEMYPDRKVVGVRTEEVAFGGGNIHCITQQQPKAK